The DNA region ATCTATTCTCCAAGTTGAGAAGAATTTTTTTTTGGTTTTTTGGGATTGTATCTTTTGTGAATTAAAATATGCAAAAAAAGTGGATTGTCCAGTTATTATTCAAAAAAAGGCAAAATTATCTATAAATTACATAAAAAATAACATTCTTATGAGACATTTATCCTTAAAATTGGATTAACGAATTTAGTGGCGAGAATTCCATTTCAAAACTTTCAGCTACGGCTTGACACACAAGTTTGCCTTGATAGGTGTTTACCCCTTTTGCTAATGCTTTATCATTTGAGACAGCATTTCTAAATCCCTCCTTTGCAATCTTCAATGCATAGGGTAGGGTAACATTTGTCAGGGCATAAGTTGATGTGCAGGCAACGGCTGAAGGGATATTGGTTACGCAGTAATGAATAACGCCTTCTTCTTTGAAGACAGGGTTGGAATGTGTTGTTGGTTTGGTTGTTTCTGCACAGCCTCCTTGGTCAACAGATATATCAACGAAAACCGAACCTTCCTTCATCTTCTTTATTACTTCGCGAGGAATGATTTTTGGGGCTTTTTTGCCGGGAATAAGGACTGCGCCTATGAGAAGGTCGGCTTCTGCGGCTTTCTCTTCTATGTTTTTTGAATTTGAAATAAGAGTAAAAATTCGTGAGCCGAAGATATCTTCAATATATGCCATCTTTTCCTGTTTTATATCGAGCACTGTAACTTCTGCACCCATACCACAGGCAATCTTTGCCGCATTTATGCCTGCTGTGCCTCCTCCAATTATTATAACTTTGCCCGGAAGGACTCCGGGAACGCCGCCTAACAATACACCTCTGCCTCCTCTTTCCTTTTCGAGAAAGGATGCGCCCACCTGTACGGACAACTTCCCTGCAATTTCACTCATAGGAGTAAGGAGGGGAAGCAGTCCATTCTCAAGCTGTATTGTTTCATAGCCGATTGCTGTTACCTTTCTTTTTAGAAGCTCTTCTGTTAGTGAGCGGCTCGATGCGAGATGAAGGAATGTATATAGAATCAAGTCCTCTCGAAGGTAATCATATTCCTCTTCAAGAGGCTCTTTTACTTTTATTATCATATCGGATTTTTCATAGACTTCCTTTGCACTCTCAACTATTTCTGCACCTGATTCTTCATACTCGTTATCTGGAATGTTGCTTCCTATACCTGCTGACTTTTCAACGATAACTTTTATTCCCGCTTCTGCAAGAGTCCTGACTCCTGAAGGCACTATCCCCACTCTGTATTCATGATCTTTTATCTCCTTTGGTATTCCAACTATCATCTTTTGACCTCCTATCTTTGGGGAAATATTCTATTTTTAATCATCCTATGCCATAAATTATATCAGCCCAATCTAAATGATGCATACTTTAATCGTTTCATAGAGGCAATAATGAAAGTTTTAAAAGCTATAAAAAATAATTGACAATAATATATATAATCTAATTCAATAGACAATAGAGTTCTATAATATTCTTCAGATTAAAAGATTAAAAATCGAGGGTTTTTTATGAAAGGAAATAAAAGGAAAAAGGTTTTAGTGGATAAAGTTGCGCAAACAAAGTATGCAGTAGCAGTGGTCCTTTATTTGATTATCTACACGGTAATAATTTCTTTTCTGATTTATCTGCCCACAATTACCGTTTTAAGTGAGAAGACTGCACCACTTGAAAAAAAAATTGAGGCAGCTAACCAATTTTTTTTCCTTGAAAAAAGGTATTTGCCTGTAGTTCTTCTTGTGATGATAGCAATGGCACTACATAGCGTAACAATTACCCATAAATTCTTCGGACCAATATTCAGATTCAAGGAGGCTGCAAGAAGCATTGCGGAGGGTAAAATGGCTGAAAGGGTATTGAGACGAAAAAATGATTACCTAAAAGATTTTGAAGTGGAATTCAATAATATGGTGAATGCTCTAAATATGCGATTTCTTGAAATATCAAACTTGACGCTGAAAAATTACAAGATAATTGAAGAATTAAAAAATGCAAAAGAATCTGAAATAACAAAAGAAAGGATTTCACAGAAACTTGAAGAGCTA from Candidatus Schekmanbacteria bacterium includes:
- the ald gene encoding alanine dehydrogenase, whose amino-acid sequence is MIVGIPKEIKDHEYRVGIVPSGVRTLAEAGIKVIVEKSAGIGSNIPDNEYEESGAEIVESAKEVYEKSDMIIKVKEPLEEEYDYLREDLILYTFLHLASSRSLTEELLKRKVTAIGYETIQLENGLLPLLTPMSEIAGKLSVQVGASFLEKERGGRGVLLGGVPGVLPGKVIIIGGGTAGINAAKIACGMGAEVTVLDIKQEKMAYIEDIFGSRIFTLISNSKNIEEKAAEADLLIGAVLIPGKKAPKIIPREVIKKMKEGSVFVDISVDQGGCAETTKPTTHSNPVFKEEGVIHYCVTNIPSAVACTSTYALTNVTLPYALKIAKEGFRNAVSNDKALAKGVNTYQGKLVCQAVAESFEMEFSPLNSLIQF
- a CDS encoding methyl-accepting chemotaxis protein; the encoded protein is MKGNKRKKVLVDKVAQTKYAVAVVLYLIIYTVIISFLIYLPTITVLSEKTAPLEKKIEAANQFFFLEKRYLPVVLLVMIAMALHSVTITHKFFGPIFRFKEAARSIAEGKMAERVLRRKNDYLKDFEVEFNNMVNALNMRFLEISNLTLKNYKIIEELKNAKESEITKERISQKLEELKSNLEEVERLVIKKR